One region of Streptomyces rishiriensis genomic DNA includes:
- a CDS encoding ABC transporter permease → MPFVNWLKRHFVVIAGLLTLAYLLLPNVVVTVFSFNKPKGRFNYQWQQFSTDAWKDPCGVSGLCGSLSLSLQIAVWATIGATALGTMIAFALVRYRFRARGAVNSLIFLPMAMPEVVMAASLLTLFLNLGAQLGFWTILIAHIMFCLSFVVTAVKARVMSMDPRLEQAAQDLYAGPAQTFLRVTLPIAAPGIAAGALLAFALSFDDFIITNFNAGSTVTFPMFVWGSAQRGTPVQINVIGTAMFLIAVLFVLTSMVIGNRRNKQKA, encoded by the coding sequence ATGCCCTTCGTCAACTGGCTCAAGCGCCATTTCGTGGTCATCGCGGGACTTCTCACGCTCGCCTATCTCCTGCTGCCGAACGTCGTCGTCACGGTGTTCTCCTTCAATAAACCGAAGGGCCGCTTCAACTACCAGTGGCAGCAGTTCTCCACCGACGCCTGGAAGGACCCGTGCGGGGTCTCCGGGCTGTGCGGCTCGCTGTCGCTCAGCCTCCAGATCGCGGTCTGGGCGACCATCGGCGCGACCGCGCTGGGCACGATGATCGCCTTCGCGCTCGTCCGCTACCGCTTCCGCGCGCGGGGCGCCGTCAACTCGCTGATCTTCCTGCCCATGGCGATGCCCGAGGTCGTCATGGCCGCCTCGCTGCTCACCCTGTTCCTGAACCTGGGCGCCCAGTTGGGATTCTGGACGATCCTCATCGCGCACATCATGTTCTGCCTCAGCTTCGTGGTGACGGCGGTGAAGGCGCGCGTCATGTCGATGGACCCGCGCCTGGAGCAGGCCGCCCAGGACCTGTACGCCGGACCGGCGCAGACGTTCCTGCGCGTCACACTGCCCATCGCCGCCCCCGGAATCGCCGCCGGCGCGCTGCTCGCCTTCGCGCTCTCCTTCGACGATTTCATCATCACCAATTTCAACGCGGGCTCCACCGTCACCTTCCCCATGTTCGTCTGGGGTTCGGCGCAGCGCGGAACGCCCGTTCAGATCAATGTCATCGGTACGGCCATGTTCCTCATCGCCGTACTGTTCGTACTGACCTCGATGGTCATCGGGAATCGCCGCAACAAGCAAAAGGCGTAA
- a CDS encoding ABC transporter ATP-binding protein yields the protein MKTTNSGSGDVRLTGISKTYGSFTAVHPLDLTVPQGSFFALLGASGCGKTTTLRMIAGLEEPSSGTVHLGDQDVTALPPYKRPVNTVFQSYALFPHLDIFENVAFGLRRRGIKSVKKQVEDMLELVQLGEQARKKPHQLSGGQQQRVAVARALINKPGVLLLDEPLGALDLKLRRQMQLELKRIQTEVGITFVHVTHDQEEAMTMADTVAVMNAGRVEQLGSPADLYENPNTTFVANFLGTSNLIEAEVDTKNGDDIVLKAGGGKLVLPESRCSAPTTTGGKVLVGVRPEKISLTHADDAGAIPEGRNRITGRIANSSFIGVSTQYVIDSTVCPEFEVYAQNIDRDARLAPGAEVVLHWSPAHTFGLDAAQDIDAGIQEEAAL from the coding sequence ATGAAGACGACCAACAGCGGCAGCGGCGACGTCCGCCTGACCGGCATCAGCAAGACCTACGGCTCCTTCACCGCCGTCCACCCGCTCGACCTGACCGTCCCGCAGGGCTCCTTCTTCGCCCTGCTCGGTGCATCCGGCTGCGGCAAGACCACCACCCTGCGCATGATCGCGGGCCTGGAGGAACCCTCCTCCGGGACCGTCCACCTCGGCGACCAGGACGTGACGGCACTCCCGCCGTACAAGCGCCCCGTGAACACCGTCTTCCAGTCCTACGCCCTCTTCCCGCACCTCGACATCTTCGAGAACGTCGCCTTCGGCCTGCGCCGGCGCGGCATCAAGAGCGTGAAGAAGCAGGTCGAGGACATGCTGGAACTCGTACAACTCGGCGAACAGGCCCGTAAGAAGCCGCACCAGCTCTCCGGCGGGCAGCAGCAGCGGGTCGCCGTGGCCCGCGCGCTGATCAACAAGCCCGGGGTGCTGCTCCTCGACGAACCCCTCGGCGCCCTCGACCTCAAGCTGCGCCGCCAGATGCAGCTGGAGCTCAAGCGCATCCAGACCGAGGTGGGCATCACCTTCGTCCACGTCACGCACGACCAGGAGGAGGCCATGACGATGGCCGACACGGTCGCGGTGATGAACGCGGGCCGGGTCGAGCAGCTCGGGTCGCCGGCCGACCTCTACGAGAACCCGAACACCACCTTCGTCGCCAACTTCCTCGGCACGTCGAACCTCATCGAGGCCGAGGTCGACACCAAGAACGGCGACGACATCGTGCTGAAGGCGGGCGGCGGCAAGCTCGTCCTGCCCGAGTCGCGCTGCTCCGCGCCCACGACGACGGGCGGCAAGGTGCTGGTCGGCGTCCGGCCGGAGAAGATATCCCTCACCCACGCCGACGACGCCGGTGCGATCCCCGAGGGACGCAACCGCATCACCGGCAGGATCGCCAACTCCTCGTTCATCGGCGTCTCCACCCAGTACGTCATCGACAGCACGGTCTGCCCCGAGTTCGAGGTCTACGCCCAGAACATCGACCGGGACGCCCGGCTCGCCCCCGGCGCCGAGGTCGTCCTGCACTGGAGCCCCGCCCACACGTTCGGCCTCGACGCCGCCCAGGACATCGACGCCGGCATCCAGGAAGAGGCGGCGCTCTGA
- a CDS encoding polyamine ABC transporter substrate-binding protein produces MASYEPDRLSPAQVAAMRRSLRNGRAAMTRRSLLRASTGGALALGGLGALSACGIPAAGKTEGGTAADDHSAEEKTVSFSNWTEYMDVDDSGKHHPTLDAFTERTGIKVKYTEDINDNNEFFGKIKPQLAAGQDTGRDIVVLTDWLAARLIRLGWVQKLDPSNLPHAYANLSGQFRSPDWDPGRAYSYPWQGISTVIAYNKKALDGIEVKSVSDLLDNPKLKGRVGFLTEMRDSMGMTLLDMGKDPAKFTDDDYDAAIARLQKGVDSGQIRRFTGNDYTSDITSGDFAACIAWAGDVVQLKADSPDVDFVIPDSGYLTSSDNMLIPNKARHKTNAERLMDYYYEPEPAAELAAYINYVCPVDGVKDALAKIDEDAANNPLIIPDKAMQAKSHSFRSLSSKEETAYEAKFAKLTGA; encoded by the coding sequence ATGGCAAGTTACGAGCCCGACCGCCTGAGCCCGGCCCAAGTGGCCGCCATGCGGCGCAGTCTCCGCAACGGCAGGGCGGCGATGACCCGACGGTCGCTGCTGCGCGCCTCCACGGGAGGCGCCCTGGCGCTGGGCGGCCTCGGCGCGCTCAGCGCCTGCGGAATCCCCGCGGCCGGCAAGACCGAGGGCGGCACGGCCGCCGACGACCATTCGGCCGAGGAGAAGACCGTCAGCTTCTCCAACTGGACCGAGTACATGGACGTCGACGACAGCGGCAAACACCACCCGACGCTCGACGCCTTCACCGAGCGGACCGGCATCAAGGTCAAGTACACCGAGGACATCAACGACAACAACGAGTTCTTCGGCAAGATCAAGCCGCAGCTCGCCGCCGGTCAGGACACCGGCCGCGACATCGTCGTCCTCACCGACTGGCTGGCCGCCCGCCTCATCCGCCTCGGGTGGGTCCAGAAACTGGACCCGTCCAACCTGCCGCACGCCTACGCCAACCTGTCGGGCCAGTTCCGCAGCCCCGACTGGGACCCGGGCCGGGCGTACTCGTATCCCTGGCAGGGCATCTCCACGGTGATCGCCTACAACAAGAAGGCGCTCGACGGCATCGAGGTGAAGTCGGTCTCCGACCTGCTCGACAACCCCAAGCTGAAGGGCCGCGTCGGCTTCCTCACCGAGATGCGCGACAGCATGGGCATGACGCTGCTGGACATGGGCAAGGACCCGGCGAAGTTCACCGACGACGACTACGACGCCGCGATCGCCCGCCTCCAGAAGGGCGTCGACAGCGGCCAGATCCGCCGCTTCACCGGCAACGACTACACCTCGGACATCACCAGTGGCGACTTCGCGGCCTGCATCGCCTGGGCCGGTGACGTCGTACAGCTGAAGGCGGACAGCCCCGACGTCGACTTCGTCATCCCGGACAGCGGCTATCTGACGTCCAGCGACAACATGCTGATCCCCAACAAGGCGCGTCACAAGACGAACGCCGAACGGCTCATGGACTACTACTACGAGCCGGAACCGGCCGCCGAACTCGCCGCGTACATCAACTACGTCTGCCCCGTGGACGGCGTGAAGGACGCGCTGGCGAAGATCGACGAGGATGCGGCGAACAACCCGCTGATCATCCCTGACAAGGCCATGCAGGCGAAGTCGCACTCCTTCCGCTCGCTGAGCTCGAAGGAAGAGACCGCCTACGAGGCGAAGTTCGCGAAGCTCACTGGGGCGTGA
- a CDS encoding ABC transporter permease: MATLTEAPPPLSPTAPTEKPPRKRGRLTPYWLLLPGLLWLFVFFALPMIYQASTSVQTGSLEEGYKVTWHLATYWDALSEYWPQFLRSVLYAAAATVLCLVLGYPLAYLIAFRAGRWRNLIMILVIAPFFTSFLIRTLAWKTILADGGPVVGALNTLHVLDVTSWLGWTAGDRVLATPLAVVCGLTYNFLPFMVLPLYTSLERIDGRLHEAAGDLYAKPVTTFRKVTFPLSMPGVVSGTLLTFIPAAGDYVNAELLGSTDTRMIGNVIQTQFLRVLDYPTAAALSFILMAAILFMVTLYIRRSGTEDLV; this comes from the coding sequence ATGGCGACGCTCACCGAGGCGCCCCCGCCTCTCTCCCCGACGGCGCCGACGGAGAAGCCGCCCCGCAAGCGCGGGCGCCTGACGCCGTACTGGCTGCTGCTGCCCGGTCTGCTCTGGCTGTTCGTGTTCTTCGCGCTGCCGATGATCTACCAGGCCTCCACCTCCGTGCAGACGGGCTCCCTGGAGGAGGGCTACAAGGTCACCTGGCACCTCGCGACCTACTGGGACGCGCTGAGCGAGTACTGGCCGCAGTTCCTGCGCTCGGTCCTCTACGCGGCCGCCGCGACCGTCCTGTGCCTGGTGCTCGGCTACCCGCTGGCCTATCTGATCGCCTTCCGGGCCGGCCGCTGGCGGAACCTGATCATGATCCTGGTGATCGCGCCGTTCTTCACCAGCTTCCTGATCCGCACCCTCGCCTGGAAGACGATCCTCGCGGACGGCGGCCCGGTCGTCGGCGCCCTCAACACCCTGCACGTCCTCGACGTCACCAGCTGGCTCGGCTGGACCGCGGGCGACCGGGTGCTGGCCACCCCGCTCGCGGTGGTCTGCGGCCTGACGTACAACTTCCTGCCGTTCATGGTCCTGCCGCTCTACACCTCGCTCGAGCGCATCGACGGGCGGCTGCACGAGGCGGCCGGCGACCTGTACGCCAAGCCGGTCACCACCTTCCGCAAGGTCACCTTCCCGCTGTCGATGCCGGGCGTGGTCTCCGGGACGCTGCTGACCTTCATCCCGGCGGCCGGCGACTACGTCAACGCGGAACTCCTCGGCTCGACGGACACACGCATGATCGGAAACGTGATCCAGACGCAGTTCCTGCGGGTCCTGGACTATCCGACGGCGGCGGCACTCTCGTTCATCCTGATGGCCGCGATCCTTTTCATGGTCACTCTCTACATCCGCAGGTCCGGGACGGAGGATCTGGTCTAA
- a CDS encoding gamma-aminobutyraldehyde dehydrogenase — protein sequence MQDRFPAQERFADGAQYIGGRLRHGTSGRTHAVIDPATGEEVFTYELAGADDVDAAVAAARAAFPGWAGATPGERSDALHRFAAVLADRAEEFARAESLQCGKPLKLTREFDVPGTIDNTAFFAGAARHLAGQSAGEYSGDHTSYVRREPIGVVGSIAPWNYPLQMAAWKILPAIAAGNTIVLKPAELTPLTSLLFAQAATEAGIPDGVINIVTGTGREAGERLVGHPDVAMTSFTGSTAVGKRVAEVATATVKRLHLELGGKAPFVVFDDADLEAAANGAVAGALINTGQDCTAATRAYVQRPLYEAFVERTAALMETVRLGDPFAPGTDLGPLVSHVQRDRVAAFVDRARGYARVVTGGEVPQGDLKNGAYYRPTLIADAAQDSEAVQSEIFGPVLVVLPFDGDDEGIALANDTPYGLAASAWSRDVFRANRATREIKAGCVWVNDHIPIISEMPHGGYKSSGFGKDMSVYSFEEYTQVKHVMFDNTAVARKPWHRTIFGDC from the coding sequence CACGGCACATCCGGCCGGACCCACGCCGTGATCGACCCCGCTACCGGCGAGGAGGTCTTCACCTACGAGCTGGCCGGCGCCGACGACGTCGACGCGGCGGTCGCCGCCGCCCGCGCCGCCTTCCCGGGCTGGGCCGGGGCCACGCCGGGCGAGCGCTCCGACGCGCTGCACCGGTTCGCCGCCGTCCTCGCCGACCGGGCCGAGGAGTTCGCCCGCGCCGAGTCCCTCCAGTGCGGCAAGCCGCTGAAGCTGACCCGCGAGTTCGACGTGCCGGGCACCATCGACAACACCGCGTTCTTCGCCGGCGCGGCCCGCCACCTCGCGGGCCAGTCCGCCGGTGAGTACTCCGGCGACCACACCTCCTACGTCCGCCGCGAACCCATCGGCGTCGTAGGCTCCATCGCGCCCTGGAACTACCCCCTCCAGATGGCCGCCTGGAAGATCCTCCCGGCGATCGCGGCGGGCAACACCATCGTGCTCAAGCCCGCCGAGCTCACCCCGCTCACCTCGCTGCTCTTCGCCCAGGCGGCGACGGAGGCCGGGATCCCCGACGGTGTGATCAACATCGTCACCGGGACCGGACGGGAGGCGGGTGAGCGCCTCGTCGGGCATCCCGACGTCGCCATGACCTCCTTCACCGGTTCCACCGCCGTCGGCAAGCGCGTCGCCGAGGTCGCCACCGCGACCGTGAAGCGGCTCCACCTGGAGCTGGGCGGCAAGGCGCCCTTCGTCGTCTTCGACGACGCCGACCTGGAGGCCGCCGCCAACGGCGCGGTCGCGGGAGCGCTCATCAACACCGGGCAGGACTGCACGGCCGCCACGCGCGCGTACGTGCAGCGTCCCCTCTACGAGGCGTTCGTCGAGCGGACGGCCGCCCTGATGGAGACCGTCCGGCTCGGCGATCCCTTCGCCCCCGGCACCGACCTCGGCCCGCTGGTCTCGCACGTCCAGCGCGACCGGGTCGCCGCCTTCGTCGACCGGGCGCGTGGCTACGCGCGCGTGGTGACCGGCGGTGAGGTTCCGCAGGGGGATCTCAAGAACGGCGCGTACTACCGCCCGACCCTGATCGCGGACGCCGCGCAGGACAGCGAGGCCGTCCAGTCCGAGATCTTCGGGCCGGTCCTGGTGGTCCTGCCCTTCGACGGCGACGACGAGGGCATCGCGCTCGCCAACGACACCCCCTACGGGCTGGCGGCCTCCGCGTGGAGCCGGGACGTCTTCCGGGCGAACCGCGCCACGCGCGAGATCAAGGCCGGGTGCGTGTGGGTCAACGACCACATCCCGATCATCAGCGAGATGCCTCACGGCGGCTACAAGTCCTCCGGCTTCGGCAAGGACATGTCGGTGTATTCGTTCGAGGAGTACACCCAGGTAAAGCACGTTATGTTCGATAACACGGCGGTGGCCCGCAAGCCCTGGCACCGCACCATCTTCGGGGACTGTTAG